Within Pseudomonas alloputida, the genomic segment GTTGCCGTTGCCTTGCTCTGGCAGCGCTTGCGCCAGCCCAACCCCTGGCTGTTCGGGCCATTGCTGGTAGCGGCTACGGTCAGCCTGGCCGGCAACCTGCAGATCGCCCTGCCCAATGGCGCCAGCCAGATCGGCCAGTGGCTCATCGGCAGCGGCCTGGCCTGTCACTTCAACCGCGCGTTCTTCCGTCGCGCACCGTCGTTCCTGGGGCGCACCTTGATGGCCACGGCGTTGTGCATGGCGATTGCCGCCAGTGCCGCGTGGCTGCTGAGCATGATGACTGCACTGGACTTGCGTTCGCTGACACTGGGGATGATGCCTGGCGGGATCGCCGAAATGAGCCTCACGGCCGAAACGCTGCAATTGTCAGTGCCGCTGGTGACGGCGCTGCAGGTGATGCGCCTGATCCTGGTGTTGTTTCTTGCAGAACCGCTCTTCCGGTTGTGGGACAACAGGCATTCGAGCTGCAAGTACCCTGAAGATAGATAGTTACCACTTGCCCAATGCCCGGGTGAATAGAGTCGGATTGCTGCCCTGATCGCCAGCAAACCCACACTTCCCGGCATTCAAGAGGTAATGATGAAAGTTCGTCTTTCTTGCAACTATCGCTCGGCTATTGCCTGGGCATGCCTTGCCATCAGCGCAGGCAGCCTTGCCGCAGAGTCACCTGCCCCCGTCCAGATCAACGTCGTGGCTATCAATGATCTCCACGGCTACCTGGAACCCAACCCCCAGGACTACGCTGGCGCGCAAGGCGCTACCCGCCTGACCTACGGCGGCATCGCCACACTCGGTGCCATGCTCGATGAACTGCGAACGCAGGACCCCGATCTGCTGTTCATCGGGGCTGGCGACTTGATAGGGGGCAGCCCCGCCATTTCTGCGCTGTGGGCTGACGAGCCTGTGCTTGAGGCCTTGAACGCGATGGGCATGGTCGTCAGCGCATCCGGGAACCACGAACTGGATGCAGGCAAGGCCGAGTTTCTTCGTCAGATCCACGGAGGATGCGAGTCGACGCGCCCTGAAAAGGCTTGCAAGTTTCGCGGCAACTATCCAGGAAGTGGCTTCCCTTACATAGCGTCCAACCTGATCGATACCACTACGGGCAAGCGCTTGCTACCGGCCTATCACATTGAGCAGGTAAAAGGGGTGAAGATAGCGTTCGTCGGTGCAGTGCCGCGCAACATGGAAAAAGTGGTCTCGGCCAGAGCATTCGCAGGGCTCAAGGCCACGGATGAAGCGCAAGCCATCAATGACGTGATTCCGGAGCTCAAGGCCAAGGGTGTGAATGCAATCATTGCGGTCATGCACCAGGGAGGGGATACCGCCGAGCCGTTCGACACGCAGGATTGCAGCCAGCTAAGTGGCACGATCGTCGACGTGGCGAAGCGGCTGGATCCTGCGGTAGATGCCGTCATCAGCGGCCACTCGCATGCCAGCTATCAATGCAAGGTGGGTGACTTGAGCATCACTCAGGCTGGCAAGTACGGCCACTTCCTGACTCAGTTGAAGTTGCAGGTAACGCCAGGCACCCATCACGTCACGAACATCACCGCCCGCAATATTCCTGCTGACCCACAGAACTACCTGCCCAATGCCCAGTTGGCGGGTTTGCTAGAGGAAGTGCGTCAGCGGTCCGGGGAAAAATTGCTCGAACCCATAGGACGCATCTCGACGGCAGAACTTGACCGCAAAGAAAATGCCGCCGGTGAAACAACCTTGGGGAATCTGGTCACGGATGCACAATTGGCCATGACCCAGGCGTTCAATACCCAGGTTGCCTTTCTCAACCTGGGAGGGCTGCGCAGTGATCTTATCCAGCCTGCCGATAGCGACCTGACCTACGAACAATTATTCGCCGTACAACCGTTCAATAACCCACTGGTGGTTCAGGAACTGACAGGCAAGCAGATTACCGAACTGCTCAACCTTCAATGGAACAGGGGCAGTTTCAATCCGCTGCAAGTATCGAAGGGTTTTCATTATGAGTGGGATGGTTCACGGCCTGTCGGCAGCCGTGTCGTCGAGGGGAGTGTGCGTCTTCACGGCAAACCCGTTGAGCCGTTGACCCATTATCGCGTCGTCAGCAACCTTTTCCTGGCCGATGGTGGCGGTGGCTTGGCCACTTTCAAAGAAGGAAGGCGACGCCAGGACACCGGCATCACCGACCTTGAAGCCTTGGTGGAGTACGTGCGCCAGAACCATGAGCGGGGGATTGCCATTGGCCAGCGCAGCGAGCCGCGCATGAGCATGACGCCCTGAGCGATTGCGTACCCCACCGCGGTTTCTCACAGCGGGGGCAGTGCCCAGTCGATGGGCCCGAGCCCCCGCTGCTCGAGGAAGCTGTTGGCACGGCTGAAATGCCCGCAACCGATGAACCCGCGATACGCCGACAGCGGCGAAGGATGGACCGACTTCAAAACCAGATGCTTGGTACCGTCGATCAGCTTCTGCTTGCTCTGTGCATGCGCCCCCCATAGCAGGAACACCACGTTCGGGCATTGCTCACTGACCACCTGGATAATCCTGTCGGTAAACAATTCCCAGCCTTTCTTGGCATGCGACGCGGCATTGGCGCGCTCGACGGTCATGGTCGTGTTGAGCAACAGAACGCCTTGTTCC encodes:
- a CDS encoding bifunctional metallophosphatase/5'-nucleotidase — its product is MKVRLSCNYRSAIAWACLAISAGSLAAESPAPVQINVVAINDLHGYLEPNPQDYAGAQGATRLTYGGIATLGAMLDELRTQDPDLLFIGAGDLIGGSPAISALWADEPVLEALNAMGMVVSASGNHELDAGKAEFLRQIHGGCESTRPEKACKFRGNYPGSGFPYIASNLIDTTTGKRLLPAYHIEQVKGVKIAFVGAVPRNMEKVVSARAFAGLKATDEAQAINDVIPELKAKGVNAIIAVMHQGGDTAEPFDTQDCSQLSGTIVDVAKRLDPAVDAVISGHSHASYQCKVGDLSITQAGKYGHFLTQLKLQVTPGTHHVTNITARNIPADPQNYLPNAQLAGLLEEVRQRSGEKLLEPIGRISTAELDRKENAAGETTLGNLVTDAQLAMTQAFNTQVAFLNLGGLRSDLIQPADSDLTYEQLFAVQPFNNPLVVQELTGKQITELLNLQWNRGSFNPLQVSKGFHYEWDGSRPVGSRVVEGSVRLHGKPVEPLTHYRVVSNLFLADGGGGLATFKEGRRRQDTGITDLEALVEYVRQNHERGIAIGQRSEPRMSMTP